The nucleotide window CaacttctaatccctcaagctaaggttagaccaaacacttacctcgatgccacgaacacaattcaagcctcaactaacgctttacctcttgtttctaccaccaattcgcttgtatctagccacaatttacttaacgatatcaataaatgttaAATGAATTACATGAAAATACGTTTTCTAAAGAAAAAGTCAAAAATTCGACCCCAGAcctacatggtcaaaacccgaggttcgaagcaaaacccgattacccattcacccaccaactcaaatatataatttattttgaaatcggacctcaaatcgaggtctgaatccccaaaaattgaaaatcttaagttctacccaaaatcacccaattccCCATGaaagttcttgattttgaattgaaatcacatgaaaagatgttatagattgaagaaaatgagttagaaacgacttacaattgatttggagaagaaattttccttagaaaattgcccaagagagcttagggtttaagggagtttgaaaaatgatgaaaaattcgTCTAAGTCCCAATTAACttgtcgcagatgtcgcaattgcgacaggagcttcgcaattgcaaagctcgcaaatgcgaacaaggcctcgcatttgcgaacctaggCATTGTCTGctaacctcgcaattgcgaacaagttgtcgcaattgcgatactggCCCTCCCCTgatgacttcgcatttgcgaagggtgttcgcaattacgaacactGGCAGGCTGGGCTTTCTTCGGAAATGCGATCAAGCCCTCGCAATTGCCAAGCATGTTGGGCTCAGAATtgcgaagcctgacctcgcaattgtgagatTAGAGCCTGCAACACCACTGAACCTGCAACAGccatttctctaagtccaaattcactccgtggcctatccaaaactcacccgagtccttggtgctccaaaccaaacatgcacgcaagtccaaaaacatcatacggactttctcatgcaatcaaatcatcaaaataacatcaacaactatgaattaaacctcaaacttatgaaatcactcaagaacatcaaaatttccattttctcaaataaaggtccgatttataccaaacgAACTCcaattcttaccaaacttcatagattcaacttaattattatataagacCTGTAACGGGCTTCGGAACCATTATACGGGatcgataccatcaatttcaaacatttttcatttccaaaaactcttataatttcagttaaataatttctttcaaaaatttatttctcgggcttgggacctcggaattcgattccgggtatatgcccaagtcccaaattttactacgaACCCTACGAGACCATCGGATCAccggtccgggtccgtttaccaagaaggTAGACCAAAgccaactttaatcaattttaaaggctattttccttatttcacttagttttcacataaaagctttccagaatCGCGTtcagactgcgcacacaaattgagaTGAGACAAAAAgaagtttttaaggcctcggaacacagaatttactttcaaaacggTATAAATTCTATATAAATTGAAGGTACCAATCCCGTATGTTAGTGGAGAGAATAATATTCGCAGAGATGAAATAAATACCTGCCACTTGGTAGCATTTAATAAGAAATATTCTGTAGCATTAAGTTCACGGTCCGTTATAAGGAATATGACATTCACTGCATGCTGttacattcttcaatggccctcataattaacattaaagagggcttgatcctaggaccttccgtaggtgcaactataaatagagagctctattatcattgtagAGGGGGAATTTTCAGGCAAATACATGCTTTACTCTATTCAAAGCTCAATATAATTTTTGTCTTCTTATTTATTGATATCATTAATGTTGTGCCCGGAAGCCCAGCTCCTAGAATTgttatttctgttattctatctccatctcaaggctaagtatcATATTTTatctaattcatctattatttcaggatcaaattaattcacttgtctataaacttcgtataaattcaactgtaccgtttttcGAGTAAATAGTGCCCAGTCAAatggattcacataaattgaaacagagggagtatttaatattcattatttacttttcTTAGCCTACATGAGCGGATCCAATAGTTTTACATCTAGGTCCAACTGAACCCAAAACTTTTATCTCAAACctaaatttttaatataaaattcaCTAGaaatattgaattttttttatgtatgAACCCATAACTTAAACAAAGTGATGAGTTCAATAGTTGAAATTGGAGTGTTGAACCTGTAGAATtaaaatcttggatccgcctaagcatgtatatatggattatatattaattataaatAATCATATCCATATTATACATAAGCTTTAAATATATGTAACTATTTATGTTAATTCTTCCTTAAATCGAAAACTAAGAAGTCGAAttgaaatttggtaaaaatgaaTTGGACGGAACAATGAACATCACTGCTTGCGTTGGTAGATAGCATTATTGGTCCGTACACCTGCtttattaaaaaagaagaagaaaaagttaaCCAAACACACACTCACGAATCAAGAGTTTTGTGAAGTCAAAGATAATTCAAACAGGACGGCAATGAATGGAGGCACAAAACCAAATAACATGCATATTCCTTGTGGGAAAACGAGCTTCCTTTTTGGGGCGGCTGAGATGGAGAAACCAAAACCCCAGCAGCTATATGTGGACAATATTTTTACACATTTCACTTTTCTTCTTGGCTATATGTATCTATAGCTGATTAGAGAGACATACAAGTCTGCAAGAAAAGTACTGTGACAAAAACAAGAAAAGCCCAAAATGGAAAACAATGCTGCTCAAATTCCAGAAAGCAGACAAGACATTCCTCTACTGACCCCTTATAAAATGGGAATTTTTCAGTTATCTCATAGGTATTCTTCTTCCAGATCCAGTTCCCATTTTCTTTATTAAAACTGATGTGATTATGCATTTTTTGAGACAAGGATCTATCGAAACCGTAATATTAAGGTACCTCAATAATGTAAGGGTAAGATTTATGTATATACAACCCTTCCCAAACTCCACTTGGGCGATTACACTGGTTATATGTTGTTCCCCATTTGATGTTTGATTCTTCCTGATTATTCAAATTTGATCTTAAAATGTTCGGTTTgcccttttgttttttctttcttactTTCATTTCTTCTGCTGTTAATGATTTCTGATTTGTGCAAAGTATAAGTTTACTTCTTTTTTTAAAGTTAAAGCAATTTCTCGAAGtggcattttttttctttactttttctgAGTGATGAGTTTTATATTTCCTTAGCTGATATTCCCAACTAATTCAAGTTCTTGatgaccaaatggtaaatacatgcGGTTGCAGTTTTATCTTCCAGCCATCATCTAAATCTTCAAGGGAATTGAAATTTAGTGTGTCACTATTGATAATTGAGTTAACTATGTAATCCTTATTTGCAAGGGTAATTATCTTTGAGCATTGAGTTTTGACATCCTATTATTGCATAGCCGTGTGAATTTGATGAATAAAGATGCAAACTGGTTCTTATTGCCCTCTTCATGTTTTTTCAGGGTTGTATTGGCGCCATTGACGAGGCAGAGATCTTATGGCAATGTTCCTCAGCCACATGCTATCCTTTATTACTCTCAACGAACCACAAAAGGGGGTCTTCTAATAGCAGAAGCCACAGGAGTTTCTGACACTGCCCAAGGGTAACCTTAGTTCCCATAATTTTACTAGTTTATAGTTGCAATTTGTCCTTGAGCTGAAGGTCTATCCTCTCTACCTtatcaaggtaggggtaagatctgcataCATATTACTCTCTCCAGatctcacttgtgggattacaatgggttttttgttgttgtatactTGCAGTTACTCCCAAGTAATCATTCTAAATACTGCTATATGCTTATTGATTAAAGGTATCCACAAACACCTGGTATATGGACAAAGGAGCAAGTTGAGGCCTGGAAACCAATTGTAAATGCAGTCCATGCCAAAGGAGGAATCTTTTTTTGCCAAATTTGGCATGTTGGGAGAGTTTCCCACAAAGGTAACTGACTTTGCtaacataaatttaattattttatcaaaTCATATTTGACGCTTTGAGATAACTATCTCACTAGATGTGAACTTCTGTGCTTCTTAACTTGACTCCTTTTGTTCAGATTTTCAGCCCAATGGACAGGCTCCTATCTCCTGCACAGACAAGCCATTAACACCTCAAATTCGTGCCAATGGCGTGGATGTTGCACAATTTACACCACCACGGCGGCTGACAATAGATGAAATTCCTCAGATTGTTAACGATTTTAGGCTTGCTGCTAAAAATGCCATTGAAGCTGGTAAGACTTTCTTGTCAAGTTTACTGCTTTAATGGAAAGCAGCTTCAGTCTGAAATTCTGGACTAGAAAATCGTTGTTACATATTTTGCTATATGTGTAAGATGAATAGTATCTTTAAAGAAAAGTCGACAAAGGAAACAAAGGCAGCAAGTGCTAAAATGGATACCGAGTTCCCAAGAATTAGAAGTATATGCATAAGCTGAGCTGAATGTGTCACTATTTGAATATTTCGGGACTCATATGATGCTTCTTATATACTGTTTATCTCAACTATTTGGCAAACTTGATAAAATAGGATAACCTTTTAGCATGTACTATGTAAGAAGAGGTTAACTTGTTTTTCAAATAAGTATATTCGTTTTATGTTGTGTATATATTGAGTGTGCTTCCCCATTTTTCAGCTGGTGGAACTGCCGGATCTGAACAGTGGGTTAAAACTTAGGCTGTAAGCAATACAACAGAGAAACAAGCAAAAATTTGTACTGACTGCAACATAATGCGTGTGAATAGTGTGATACGTGCCGTCTAAGTGGCATTTCAGTGATGCTCTTCAGTGAATAACCAGAATGAGTCGCTTTTCAGTTATCTCCACTATGGTTTCCTAGGAATCAAGAAAAGAAATTTAGACATAGACCTTTCACAGAAATTTTAAATCTTGCAGAACATTTTCGGATATAGGTGCTTTGTTAGATTGATTACATGGTGAGTCGATTAGTAGTGATGTATAATCCTTGCTTTGAATATCTGTTCATGTGCGGTCACGTCAGTATTGCCGTCAAATTAACACCCTCCCTCAAGCTAACTTCACTTAATGTTTGTAGGATTTGATGGGGTTGAGATCCATGGAGCTCATGGCTATCTAATCGACCAGTTTATGAAAGACCAAGTCAATGATCGAACGGACCATTATGGAGGGTCTTTAGAGAACCGTTGCAGATTCGCACACGAAATAGTTGAAGCAGTTGTAAATGAGATAGGAGCTGACAGAGTTGGAATAAGGCTTTCCCCATTTGCAAGCTACATGGAATCAGGAGACTCAAACCCAAGTGCTTTGGGACTTTACATGGCCGAATCCTTGAATAAGTATGGCATTGCTTACTGCCACATGGTTGAGCCAAGGATGAAAACAGTTGGGGAAAAAGTTGAATGTCCTGAAAGCCTTGTACCAATGAGGAAGGCATTCAAAGGTACTTTTATGGTAGCTGGTGGTTATGATAGAGGAGATGGAAACAAAGCTGTGGTTGAAGACCGAGCTGATCTTGTTGCGTATGGACGTCTATTCTTAGCCAATCCAGATTTACCAAGGCGATTTGAGCTCGATGCACCTCTCAACAAGTATAACAGGGATACATTCTATATATCTGATCCTGTTGTTGGCTATAGTGACTATCCATTTCTAGAAACCACGGCATGATGCCAAGAAGAATTTTATTGGATACCCTTTTCTTGGATGTAGGGGAAGAGGGGTTTTTCAGATACTTCATATGTCTCACAGAAGAAGTGATCCATTGATAAAGATTTGTAGCATATTCTGCACTTGAATAAAGGATTGGTTTGTTTCTTCTTGTTTCGCTGATAATAGCCTTCTCCTCGTAATAGAAGCCCATTTGATTCATGCATCCTTTGTCTGCCTTATCTATCAGCTTGAGTAGCCTCTTAATTGTAATTAAGGCTGCAAAATATTAAATGTTGGATCCATGTTCAAACTTTAAGTGGTTGACacaattattttaagaaattgtCTATATCAATGACTCAACTGGTGGACTATGACTGACTCatagcagcaattagtgtttgaccaacaacaacaacaacaacaacccagtataatcccacttagtggggtctggggagggtagtgtgtacgcagaccttacccctaccctagggtagagagactgtttccaaatagacccccggcatccttccctccaagaacttcccaccttgctcttggggagactcgaactcacaacctctcggttggaagtgggggttgcttaccatcagagcaacccctcttgtcaacTTGGGGTACTTCACCCCTGGATAAATTCCGTACTTGAGTCTGTGGCTCCAGAAACATACATTGGTGCCAAATATGGTGAACCATCCAAACTGTAGCTTTTCCTGCATAGCATGTCGTGGTGGTTCCATGCTCATATTCTTTTGATTGTTTACTCGATGTTACTACAGCCTGCTATAGCTTTTGCCTTGGCAGCTAAGTCTAAAAAAATTATGATGTCTTCTGGTGCATCTTGTTGTTGCGGTACAGTGGACCAAAGAAAGATGTTAAAGCTTATGTTAACTGGTAGCTGAAGACTGCAGTTTTCTGATATAAGGGTCCAGATATTTTCAGTGCATGCCTTTCCAAGATTGAAGTAGCGTCATAATTCCTCTCTTCTGCAGGCAAGTCAAATGTTTACTCTTACGGCCTCATTTCATTAGATGAGACGCTCAGGTTGATCGAGGGATAATCAACACACAGACATTGCTATAGACAATATTATTGGAACTCCCACTGAACGTATAGTATTGTTtagtttatgaaattttttaaagatttgagATGCTTTTAAATGTACATGAAATGCTTAGTGCTTTCTACTTCGCTTTCATGTGAAATGCTATTTTACTAttgttcatgtatttttattatca belongs to Nicotiana tabacum cultivar K326 chromosome 6, ASM71507v2, whole genome shotgun sequence and includes:
- the LOC107789205 gene encoding 12-oxophytodienoate reductase 1-like isoform X2 — encoded protein: MVVLAPLTRQRSYGNVPQPHAILYYSQRTTKGGLLIAEATGVSDTAQGYPQTPGIWTKEQVEAWKPIVNAVHAKGGIFFCQIWHVGRVSHKDFQPNGQAPISCTDKPLTPQIRANGVDVAQFTPPRRLTIDEIPQIVNDFRLAAKNAIEAGFDGVEIHGAHGYLIDQFMKDQVNDRTDHYGGSLENRCRFAHEIVEAVVNEIGADRVGIRLSPFASYMESGDSNPSALGLYMAESLNKYGIAYCHMVEPRMKTVGEKVECPESLVPMRKAFKGTFMVAGGYDRGDGNKAVVEDRADLVAYGRLFLANPDLPRRFELDAPLNKYNRDTFYISDPVVGYSDYPFLETTA
- the LOC107789205 gene encoding 12-oxophytodienoate reductase 1-like isoform X1 codes for the protein MHFLRQGSIETVILRVVLAPLTRQRSYGNVPQPHAILYYSQRTTKGGLLIAEATGVSDTAQGYPQTPGIWTKEQVEAWKPIVNAVHAKGGIFFCQIWHVGRVSHKDFQPNGQAPISCTDKPLTPQIRANGVDVAQFTPPRRLTIDEIPQIVNDFRLAAKNAIEAGFDGVEIHGAHGYLIDQFMKDQVNDRTDHYGGSLENRCRFAHEIVEAVVNEIGADRVGIRLSPFASYMESGDSNPSALGLYMAESLNKYGIAYCHMVEPRMKTVGEKVECPESLVPMRKAFKGTFMVAGGYDRGDGNKAVVEDRADLVAYGRLFLANPDLPRRFELDAPLNKYNRDTFYISDPVVGYSDYPFLETTA
- the LOC107789205 gene encoding 12-oxophytodienoate reductase 1-like, with product MENNAAQIPESRQDIPLLTPYKMGIFQLSHRVVLAPLTRQRSYGNVPQPHAILYYSQRTTKGGLLIAEATGVSDTAQGYPQTPGIWTKEQVEAWKPIVNAVHAKGGIFFCQIWHVGRVSHKDFQPNGQAPISCTDKPLTPQIRANGVDVAQFTPPRRLTIDEIPQIVNDFRLAAKNAIEAGFDGVEIHGAHGYLIDQFMKDQVNDRTDHYGGSLENRCRFAHEIVEAVVNEIGADRVGIRLSPFASYMESGDSNPSALGLYMAESLNKYGIAYCHMVEPRMKTVGEKVECPESLVPMRKAFKGTFMVAGGYDRGDGNKAVVEDRADLVAYGRLFLANPDLPRRFELDAPLNKYNRDTFYISDPVVGYSDYPFLETTA